One Thunnus maccoyii chromosome 14, fThuMac1.1, whole genome shotgun sequence genomic window carries:
- the si:dkey-22n8.3 gene encoding citron rho-interacting kinase, whose amino-acid sequence MAAALFGRGPGLCVRCIHRELCRLVWRPQTALFSSKPSDRKQPRITHFKKAKPQPAVDIPKLLEQLYTQKRPGKVSPAGKARPAQASSTPTKPPDSSSTKVSTSSVPPLSKTASASVFPAASSLPEKNTATFKTATHSTQPEPASPTNTSSETPQQSVVDGRVEPTVDAAAEEVRPKSIDLRLVDASQTATVEPLIETTSVEASTSALETQESTATVAEVPVEVLAEEVQTKSTESGGINLLHTATVEPLIETTIEPSVETSTSALGILESRAAVAESTVEPTIDAETETVAQALQTNSTDSAPVNLSHTAKEEPLIETTVESTIEASKSPLENRAAESTEDATVDAPAEEVRSNSTDSGVVDFMQTTKVEPLIETTVESSVEASRPPLENRAAVAEGPAEPTVETGANTAADSLSHAALIQIVQESAALPLKNEIESTVESTVESSSGNAAVEEGVNAAEEMNLESVTLNLVKALLESLKTDELLQTKSVLDEKAEKRLQELLVQTGVVAEYKAAVETENSAEAEREILTKVLSNWESLSEDLQELEGETGMLVKELLCHVPAVLSNTSTGVTTSSDFHATAPEPPVGANGNLLHVEEEKLSKEEAMTLESITLADVKAEVGSLEYKVLQEMKDALENEADVLAKEEKMMVETEREDVADFEGTIETEILTLDSISEATDALEAETSVILESMFGSEQGLRQPPDTLLAGKKQDEAIIHKTEKEPREQDGSVVEAMSLESVTLAEVEASLGALESESLKETSAFLEEEAEILAGEKKVEVEDGAASEEMTEALTVESLSLPEADVLAKEENMEVEIKRKDVADFEDTIQAEILTLDSISEATDALETETSVILESMFGSEQGLKQPPDAVLIDKKQDEAIIQEAEKQSREQDGSVVEAMSLESVTLAEIEASLRALESESLKETTAFLEEEAEILAGEKKVEVEDGAASEEMTEALTIESLSLPEADALSEALQTDALMEELLFSVPGHVAGRRESQTGQEVVRENILDATVATRSGVADTVAAETDDLPAPPAQKEVLLGQEKEEQEDGAKPEDLEIQEGTGTHADLDPVQRLFLEKIREYNNMRRLSGEPVEMEPDYEKSLSEETAKLQRLYGGGDLSSFPQFTFTEPTMDKDSK is encoded by the exons ATGGCTGCTGCATTGTTCGGAAGAGGACCAGGATTATGTGTGAGA tgtatTCACAGGGAGTTGTGCAGACTCGTATGGAGGCCGCAAACTGCTCTGTTCAGCTCCAAAccatcagacagaaaacaaccaCGCATAACACACTTCA AGAAAGCAAAACCTCAGCCAGCAGTGGATATCCCTAAACTCTTGGAGCAACTCTACACTCAGAAGAGGCCGGGCAAAGTGTCTCCTGCTGGTAAAG CTCGACCTGCCCAAGCCTCCTCCACACCTACCAAACCTCCTGACTCCTCCTCCACGAAGGTCTCCACCTCAAGTGTTCCTCCTTTGTCAAAGACAGCATCAGCGTCTGTCTTTCCTGCTGCTTCTAGTCTTCCTGAGAAGAATACAGCCACTTTTAAAACTGCAACGCATTCCACACAACCAGAACCAGCTTCTCCAACAAACACCTCCTCTGAAACACCTCAGCAGTCTGTCGTTGACGGACGAGTAGAGCCTACAGTAGATGCCGCAGCTGAAGAGGTACGGCCTAAAAGCATCGACTTAAGACTTGTTGACGCCTCACAAACTGCCACAGTAGAACCCTTAATAGAAACTACATCAGTAGAGGCCAGCACCTCTGCTCTAGAAACACAGGAGAGTACAGCTACAGTTGCTGAAGTTCCAGTAGAAGTTCTGGCTGAAGAAGTACAAACCAAAAGCACAGAATCAGGAGGGATTAACCTTTTACACACTGCCACAGTAGAACCCTTAATAGAAACTACAATAGAACCATCAGTAGAGACCAGCACCTCTGCTCTGGGAATACTGGAGAGTAGAGCTGCTGTCGCTGAAAGTACAGTCGAGCCTACAATAGAtgctgaaacagaaacagtagCTCAAGCACTACAAACCAACAGCACAGACTCAGCTCCCGTTAATCTCTCACACACTGCCAAAGAAGAACCCCTAATAGAAACTACAGTAGAATCAACAATAGAGGCCAGTAAATCTCCTTTGGAGAATAGAGCAGCTGAAAGCACAGAAGATGCAACAGTAGATGCTCCAGCTGAAGAAGTACGATCCAACAGCACAGACTCAGGAGTGGTTGACTTCATGCAGACTACCAAAGTAGAACCCTTAATAGAAACTACAGTTGAATCATCAGTAGAGGCCAGTAGACCTCCTCTAGAGAATAGAGCTGCTGTTGCTGAAGGTCCAGCAGAGCCTACAGTAGAAACTGGAGCAAATACAGCAGCTGACAGCCTCTCACACGCTGCCTTAATCCAAATTGTACAAGAATCTGCCGCCTTGcctttgaaaaatgaaattgaatcTACAGTAGAATCTACAGTAGAATCATCTTCAGGAAATGCTGCTGTTGAAGAGGGAGTGAACGCGGCTGAAGAAATGAATTTAGAGTCTGTAACTTTAAATCTAGTGAAGGCTTTGTTGGAGTCTTTAAAAACCGATGAGCTCCTGCAAACGAAATCCGTTCTTGATGAGAAAGCTGAAAAACGCCTCCAGGAGCTGTTGGTCCAGACGGGGGTCGTAGCCGAATACAAAGCTGCAGTTGAAACCGAGAATTCAGCCGAAGCTGAAAGAGAAATTTTAACTAAAGTTCTTTCAAATTGGGAATCTCTGTCTGAAGATCTTCAAGAGTTAGAAGGTGAAACCGGCATGTTGGTGAAAGAGCTTCTCTGTCATGTTCCTGCTGTGCTCTCCAACACTTCAACTGGGGTAACAACAAGTTCAGATTTTCATGCCACAGCTCCTGAACCTCCTGTAGGAGCAAACGGAAACTTGTTGCACGTGGAAGAGGAGAAGCTGAGCAAAGAGGAAGCCATGACACTGGAATCAATAACGTTGGCAGACGTAAAAGCTGAAGTTGGAAGCCTTGAATATAAAGTTCTGCAAGAAATGAAGGATGCGCTTGAGAACGAAGCTGATGTACTtgcaaaagaggagaaaatgatgGTTGAGACGGAAAGAGAGGATGTTGCTGATTTTGAAGGCACAATagaaactgaaattttgacacTAGATTCTATCTCTGAAGCCACGGACGCGTTAGAAGCTGAGACATCTGTTATTCTGGAGTCCATGTTTGGTTCTGAGCAAGGACTGAGGCAGCCGCCTGACACTTTACTCGCTGGCAAGAAACAGGATGAAGCGATCattcacaaaacagaaaaagagccCAGAGAGCAGGACGGGAGTGTCGTGGAGGCCATGAGTCTCGAGTCTGTGACGTTGGCAGAAGTTGAGGCCTCCTTGGGAGCTCTAGAGAGCGAGTCTCTGAAGGAAACCTCGGCTTTTCTGGAGGAGGAAGCTGAGATACTTGCTGGAGAGAAGAAGGTGGAGGTAGAAGACGGTGCAGCGTCTGAAGAGATGACCGAGGCTCTAACGGTTGagtctctgtctctgcctgaaGCTGATGTACTTGCAAAAGAGGAGAATATGGAggttgaaataaaaagaaaggatGTTGCTGATTTCGAGGACACAATACAGGCTGAAATTTTGACACTAGATTCTATCTCTGAAGCCACGGATGCGTTAGAAACTGAAACATCTGTTATCCTGGAGTCCATGTTTGGTTCTGAGCAAGGACTGAAGCAACCACCTGACGCTGTACTCATTGACAAGAAACAGGATGAAGCGATCATTCAGGAAGCAGAAAAACAGTCCAGAGAGCAGGACGGGAGTGTCGTGGAGGCCATGAGTCTCGAGTCTGTGACATTGGCGGAAATTGAGGCCTCCTTGAGAGCTCTAGAGAGCGAGTCTCTAAAGGAAACCACAGCTTTTCTGGAGGAGGAAGCTGAGATACTTGCTGGAGAGAAGAAGGTGGAGGTAGAAGACGGTGCAGCGTCTGAAGAGATGACCGAGGCTCTAACGATTGagtctctgtctctgcctgaaGCTGATGCTCTTTCTGAAGCTCTGCAGACAGACGCGCTGATGGAGgagctgcttttttctgttcctGGGCATGTAGCGGGCCGAAGAGAAAGCCAGACTGGTCAGGAGGTTGTGAGAGAGAATATTCTGGATG caacagtTGCCACGAGGTCAGGGGTCGCTGACACGGTGGCTGCAGAGACTGATGATCTCCCAGCTCCCCCTGCTCAGAAGGAGGTGCTGCTGGGACAGGAaaaggaggagcaggaagatGGAGCAAAGCCTGAAGATTTGGAGATTCAGGAAGGTACAGGAACACATGCAG ATTTGGATCCAGTCCAGAGACTCTTCCTGGAGAAGATCAGAGAGTATAACAACATGCGCAG gtTGAGTGGAGAGCCAGTGGAGATGGAGCCAGATTATGAGAAGTCCCTGTCAGAGGAGACAGCTAAACTCCAGAGACTTTATGGAGGAGGAGATCTGAGCAGCTTCCCTCAGTTCACCTTCACCG AGCCCACGATGGATAAGGACTCCAAATGA